DNA from Bacteroidia bacterium:
GTTATTTTAAATATTTATTTTATGTTCTTACATTAAAAATTATGATATTTGCTGCCGAAAAACAATTTGAAAGACAAAATTCTTTAGTTTTACAAAATAATATTATATGACAAATTTACGTTTTTTAGCGTTAGAAAATTTGAACAAAACTGTAACAGGCCGTTTCTTAATGCCTCAAAAACGAATTGGGGAATATTTTGGGGAGCTTGTTTTTTCGGTAGAAACGATGCGGAATTATGTTTCTCCGGAAGTTATTTCTTTACTTCAAAATTTGGATAGCAATGCTACTATCAGCTTTCAGGTGGCGGAGGAAATTGCTTCGGCGATGAAACAGTGGGCACTTTCTAAGGGAGCTACGCATTATACACATTGGTTTCAGCCACTTACCGGATTAACTGCCGAAAAACACGATGCCTTTTTTACGATTCAGAATACTTATGTCATTGAGTCATTTTCTGGAAGCGAATTAGCGCAGCAGGAACCGGATGCCTCATCATTTCCTTCTGGCGGAATTCGCAATACCTTTGAAGCACGCGGCTATACCGCTTGGGACCCCAGCTCACCGGCTTTTATCATCGGCACAACCCTCTGTATTCCAACCATTTTTATCTCACACACCGGAGAAGCACTCGACTTTAAAACCCCTTTGCTCAAAACTATTGCCCTGATAGATAAAGCGGCAACAGATATTTGCCAACTTTTTGATAAAAACGTTACCCGAGTAGGAGTTAGTTTGGGGGCTGAACAAGAATATTTTTTGGTAGATATAAACCTATATAATGCTCGGCCGGATTTAATTCATACCGGTAGAACATTATTTGGGGCCAAACCCCCCAGAGGCCAGCAATTGGAAGACCACTATTTCGGCGTAATCTCCGAAAGAGTGCTTAACTTTATGATGGAGTTAGAAGTTAAATGCCACCAATTGGGCATTCCATTAAAAACACGGCACAACGAAGTAGCTCCCGGCCAGTTTGAATGCGCCCCCATCTTTGAAGAACTAAATATTGCCAATGACCACAACTTACTGCTAATGGACGTGATGCAGCGGATTGCGCAAAAACACAACTTTGCTGTTTTGCTACACGAAAAACCTTTTTCCGGCGTAAATGGATCCGGAAAGCATAACAACTGGTCATTGATAACCAACACCGGCAAAAACTTACTTACACCCGGAAAAACAGCCAAAGATAATTTACAGTTTTTAACATTTTTTATTTGTACATTAAAAGCACTTCATACACATGCAGATTTAATGCGTGCAGGGATAGCTTCAGCCAGTAATGACCACCGCTTAGGAGCAAATGAAGCACCTCCGGCAATAATATCCGCTTTTATCGGAAGCCAGCTTACCCAAATTTTAGATGAATTTGAAAAACGCTCACA
Protein-coding regions in this window:
- a CDS encoding glutamine synthetase III, with the protein product MTNLRFLALENLNKTVTGRFLMPQKRIGEYFGELVFSVETMRNYVSPEVISLLQNLDSNATISFQVAEEIASAMKQWALSKGATHYTHWFQPLTGLTAEKHDAFFTIQNTYVIESFSGSELAQQEPDASSFPSGGIRNTFEARGYTAWDPSSPAFIIGTTLCIPTIFISHTGEALDFKTPLLKTIALIDKAATDICQLFDKNVTRVGVSLGAEQEYFLVDINLYNARPDLIHTGRTLFGAKPPRGQQLEDHYFGVISERVLNFMMELEVKCHQLGIPLKTRHNEVAPGQFECAPIFEELNIANDHNLLLMDVMQRIAQKHNFAVLLHEKPFSGVNGSGKHNNWSLITNTGKNLLTPGKTAKDNLQFLTFFICTLKALHTHADLMRAGIASASNDHRLGANEAPPAIISAFIGSQLTQILDEFEKRSHDTLIASKSTIKLGVPRIPELLKDNTDRNRTSPFAFTGNKFELRAVGSSANCAPAMIILNTIVADQLQAFKETVQNQIESGKTKETAIIDTLVQYVQESKSIRFEGNGYSEEWKNEAQKRGLSNIPNAPEALKAYISPQTISLFERKNILTERELHARWEIKLETYTKKIQIEARILGEIAINQIVPTAITYQNELITNLKGLREINIDEDLLDAQIVTIKKVAEHVSAITRTVKKMIEIRKVANKEEVLETKSVIYCNQVLPLLDEIRYHCDKLEFMIPDNLWPLPKYRELLFLR